A window of the Acidobacteriota bacterium genome harbors these coding sequences:
- a CDS encoding type II toxin-antitoxin system ParD family antitoxin, giving the protein MNVSLPPAQEQFIRSQVANGRYRTASEVVRDGLRLLEEAEHRRLMEKWLYEDLSDEELALLPEELKQRARTYFRGLIDEGLRSAEEHGWVDGPKAVERLRAKLRSGRGVRS; this is encoded by the coding sequence ATGAACGTGTCACTGCCCCCGGCTCAGGAGCAATTCATTCGCTCCCAGGTGGCCAACGGCCGCTACCGCACCGCCAGCGAAGTGGTTCGGGACGGCCTCCGCCTGCTCGAAGAAGCAGAGCATCGCCGCCTGATGGAGAAATGGCTCTACGAAGATCTGAGCGATGAAGAGCTCGCCTTGCTGCCGGAAGAGCTCAAGCAGCGCGCGCGGACTTATTTTCGGGGGCTCATCGACGAGGGGCTGCGCTCCGCCGAAGAGCACGGATGGGTCGACGGCCCCAAGGCCGTGGAGAGACTTCGGGCCAAGCTACGCAGTGGACGAGGCGTTAGATCCTGA
- a CDS encoding acyl-CoA carboxylase subunit beta: MTETKTRAQKTLEELQERLEAARQGGGEARIERQHAAGKLTARERIELLCDPGSFVELDALVTHRCRDFGMEKKSIPGDGVVTGYGTVDGRLIYVFAQDFTVWGGSLSETNARKICKIMDLAVENGAPLIGLNDSGGARIQEGVASLGGYADIFLRNTLASGVVPQISAIMGPCAGGAVYSPAITDFIFMVEGTSYMFVTGPDVIRTVTHEEVSKEELGGAGTHSGKSGVCHFTAANDAACLIAIRELLSFLPSNNLDDPPAGTSEDDPNRQDEAINDLIPSDPNKPYDMRKLIEAVVDDGRFLEVHANYAKNILVGFARMGNQSVGIVANQPAYLAGVLDIDASLKGARFVRFCDAFNIPLVTFEDVPGFLPGTQQEYGGIIKHGAKLLFAYAEATVPKITVITRKAYGGAYCVMASKHLRTDANFAYPMAEIAVMGPEGAVNVLYKRELEQAGDGAAELRHEMVEEYRRKFGNPYIAAERGFVDAVIEPKETRPRVIRSLRQLAGKRSTMPAKRHGNLPL, from the coding sequence ATGACCGAGACCAAGACCAGAGCGCAGAAGACCCTGGAAGAGTTGCAGGAGCGGCTGGAGGCTGCCCGCCAGGGAGGAGGGGAGGCGCGCATCGAGCGCCAACATGCCGCCGGCAAGCTGACGGCCCGGGAGCGCATCGAATTGTTGTGCGACCCGGGGTCCTTCGTCGAGCTGGACGCCCTGGTCACCCACCGCTGTCGGGATTTCGGGATGGAGAAAAAGTCCATCCCCGGGGATGGCGTGGTCACCGGCTACGGCACCGTCGATGGGCGCCTGATCTACGTCTTCGCCCAGGACTTCACGGTCTGGGGCGGCTCCCTGTCGGAGACTAACGCCCGCAAGATCTGCAAGATCATGGATCTGGCGGTGGAGAACGGTGCGCCGCTCATCGGTCTCAACGACTCCGGTGGCGCGCGCATTCAGGAGGGAGTCGCTTCCCTGGGCGGCTACGCCGACATCTTCCTGCGCAACACCCTGGCCTCCGGGGTGGTGCCGCAGATCAGCGCCATCATGGGTCCCTGCGCTGGCGGCGCGGTGTACTCGCCGGCCATCACCGACTTCATCTTCATGGTCGAGGGCACGAGCTACATGTTCGTCACCGGCCCCGACGTCATCCGCACCGTCACCCACGAAGAGGTGAGCAAGGAGGAGCTGGGCGGTGCCGGCACTCACAGTGGCAAGAGCGGCGTCTGTCATTTCACCGCCGCCAACGACGCCGCCTGCCTGATCGCCATCCGGGAGCTGCTCTCCTTCCTGCCCAGCAACAACCTCGACGACCCGCCGGCGGGAACCAGCGAAGACGACCCCAACCGCCAGGACGAGGCGATCAACGACCTGATTCCGTCGGATCCCAACAAGCCCTACGACATGCGCAAGCTCATCGAGGCGGTGGTGGATGACGGCCGCTTCCTGGAGGTGCACGCCAACTACGCCAAGAACATCTTGGTGGGCTTCGCCCGCATGGGCAACCAGAGCGTCGGCATCGTCGCCAATCAGCCGGCCTACCTGGCGGGAGTGCTGGACATCGACGCCTCCCTCAAGGGCGCGCGTTTCGTGCGCTTCTGCGACGCCTTCAACATTCCGCTGGTGACCTTCGAGGACGTCCCCGGCTTCCTGCCCGGGACTCAACAGGAGTACGGCGGCATCATCAAGCACGGTGCCAAGCTGCTCTTCGCCTACGCCGAGGCGACGGTGCCAAAGATCACCGTCATCACCCGCAAGGCCTATGGCGGTGCCTATTGCGTCATGGCCAGCAAGCACCTGCGCACCGACGCCAACTTCGCCTACCCCATGGCGGAGATCGCCGTCATGGGGCCGGAGGGGGCGGTGAACGTGCTCTACAAGCGTGAGCTGGAGCAGGCCGGAGACGGCGCCGCGGAGCTGCGTCACGAGATGGTCGAGGAGTACCGGCGCAAATTCGGCAATCCCTACATCGCGGCGGAGCGCGGCTTCGTGGACGCGGTCATCGAGCCCAAGGAAACGC